Proteins encoded together in one Zerene cesonia ecotype Mississippi chromosome 22, Zerene_cesonia_1.1, whole genome shotgun sequence window:
- the LOC119836055 gene encoding uncharacterized protein LOC119836055 has protein sequence MERWKKTPLKLYIQDIFRAKQSQNNKYVYEMFGIKFKNVLLHGVVTALYNTSERWTNFELSDPTGTVQVYYNFTKSNKHVNPECMKDIIHSLAKVSNSVEKDLKTMSFMLERIEKRNANINFREGDYVSVLGDIFVDDLRDSRMISGFDCNKSSIERDILWMEEMRFIYDKSYIK, from the exons ATGGAGCGATGGAAAAAAACTCCTCTCAAACTATACATACAAGATATATTTCGCGCCAAACAGTCACAGAATAACAAGTATGTTTACGAAATGTTTGGGATTAAgttcaaaaatgttttgttacacGGCGTTGTAACAGCACTGTATAATACTTCGGAGCGCTGGACCAACTTTGAGTTGAGTGATCCAACAG gaACTGTACAagtgtattataatttcacaaaaagcaataaacatGTAAATCCTGAATGTATGAAAGATATCATTCATAGCTTAGCCAAAGTATCAAACTCCGttgaaaaagatttaaaaacaatgtctTTTATGTTAGAGAGGATAGAAAAGAGgaatgcaaatataaattttagagAAGGCGACTATGTAAGTGTACTGGGTGATATATTTGTAGACGATTTGAGAGATTCTAGAATGATATCTGGGTTTGACTGTAATAAAAGCAGTATTGAGAGAGATATCCTGTGGATGGAAGAAATGAggtttatttatgataaaagttatataaagtaa
- the LOC119836095 gene encoding lactoylglutathione lyase, which produces MSLLLSLRRAGYSTVNKFSRFLLIERNRNSRFIELNRTMASQGISPQEIESLCKTPSPSTKDFLFQQTMYRIKDPRKSIPFYTGVLGMTLLKQLHFPEMKFSLFFMGYENPNEIPADDRERTVWAMSRKATLELTYNWGSESDDSSYHNGNSDPRGFGHIGILVPDVDEACARFEEQGVKFIKKPQDGKMKGLAFIQDPDGYWIEIFNNKCVAQ; this is translated from the exons atgtcattattGTTATCACTCCGTCGGGCCGGTTACTCAACCGTTAATAAATTCAGTCGTTTTCTCTTGATTGAACGAAATCGGAATTCTAGATTTATAGAACTAAACAG aaCGATGGCGAGTCAAGGAATATCTCCGCAAGAAATTGAATCACTATGCAAAACACCCAGTCCCTCAACTAAG GACTTTCTGTTCCAACAAACAATGTACCGCATAAAGGATCCGCGGAAATCGATTCCGTTCTACACCGGAGTTCTCGGAATGACGCTGCTCAAGCAATTGCACTTTCCCGAGATGAAATTCTCGCTGTTCTTCATGGGTTACGAGAATCCCAATGAAATACCGGCTGACGATAGGGAGAGAACCGTGTGGGCTATGTCCAGGAAGGCTACATTGGAGTTGACATA TAATTGGGGCAGCGAGAGCGATGACTCCAGCTATCATAATGGAAACTCAGACCCGCGGGGCTTCGGCCACATCGGGATTCTGGTGCCTGATGTTGATGAGGCTTGTGCaag atTTGAAGAACAAGGTGTTAAGTTTATAAAGAAGCCGCAAGATGGGAAAATGAAGGGTCTGGCCTTCATTCAGGATCCTGATGGTTACTGGATCGAAATATTCAACAATAAATGCGTCGCTCAGTAA